DNA from Verrucomicrobiia bacterium:
TGCCCACGGAATTCCCCCCTGTGCCGCCGTCGCTGAATTACGATTTATGGCTGGGCCCGCTGGAGTTTCGGCCCTACAGCCCGGAATGGGTGCCGTTCAAATGGCGTAATTGGTGGGCCTTTGGCGGGGGCACGCTGGCGGACTTTGGCTGTCACTACATGGATTTGCCCCACTGGGCGCTGGAGCTGTCGCATCCCCGCGCGGTGGAGGTGCTTGAGGGCCCGCCGGTGGATGCGGAGTCGGTGCCCACATGGCTGAAGGTGCGCTATGAGCATCCGGCCCGCGGCAACAAACCGCCGGTGACACTCTATTGGTATCAGGGGCAGGGGCGGTATCCGGAGCGGTTGACGCCCGAGCAATATCGGCAGTGGCGCAGCGGGGTGTTGTTTGTGGGCGAGGAGGGCCAAATCATTGCCAACTACACGAATCATGAGCTGTGGCCGGAGCAAAAATTTGCCAATTTCCAGCGTCCCAAGCCGTTTATCAAGGACAGTCCGGGACACCATGCCGAGTGGCTGGAGGCCATCCGGAATGGGGGCACTCCCACCTGCCACTTTGATTATGCCGGGCCATTGACGGAGACGGCCCTGCTGGGCAACGTGGCCTATCGCGCGCAGAAGAAGCTGGAGTGGAATTGGCGTGAGCTGCGGGCGGCCAACGCCCCGGAGGCGGACAAGTTCGTCCAGCATCGGTATCGGGCGGGATGGAAGATTTAGCGGGCCAGGAGGGGCGGACAGGCGCGGGCAGGGATGGGAAAATCGGGCTGGCATTTGTGTAAAAAGGCGATACATTAGGTGTCAGTCTGCGGGTGTGGGGTATGTCAACGTTATTATTGGCAGCAGCAGGTGGCCCGGCCAGCGCCAGCACAGAGATGTCCGGGGTGTGGTTTGACGTGCTGACGGCGGTGGTTTTGGGGTGGGGCATCTATCGCGGGCGCAAGCGCGGGATGTCGGAAGAACTGCTTTCCCTTCTGCAAATTCTCACGATTTTGGTGGTTTGCGGCATGTATCACCGGCCGGTGGGGAATTGGTTTGCGGAGATGGCCGGGGTGACGCACCTGTTTGCCTACCTGTTTGTGTATGTGGCCATGTTGCTCATCATCCTGACCATCTTTGGCGCCACGCGGCGGGCGGTGGGGGAGAAGCTGGTGAGCAGCGATTTGTTTGGGCGCCTGGAATATATTTTGGGGATGCTGGCGGGCATGATTCGTTACGCCGGTTACTTGGTGGTGGCTTTGGCCCTGTTGAACGGGCCGGTGTACACCCGGGAGGAAATCCAGGCGCAGGTGGACGCGCAAATACGCAACCTGGGCAGCACTTTTTTCCCGACGCCCGGCCAGTTGCAGGAGAGCATTTTGAAAAAAAGCTTTTGCGGGCAGTGGGCGCGGCGTAATTTGGAGCTGCTCTTGATCCGGCCCACGCCCACCACGGACGCGGGGTCCGGCGGGCCGAGGCGGCCCACGTTGAAGGAAATCAAAGAGCAAGAGCTCAAGAAAGCCACAGAAAAGTAAGCCCTGCCCGCGCGTGAATGGCCCGGAGGCCAGCCGGCGCAACCCACCCGGGACGGCAATGCATTGAAGTATGCCCAGCAGTTTGCCCTTCGGATGGTATGATGTCCTGGCGGTCATCATGGTGGTCATTGGGGTGTTGCGCGGCCGGCGCCGCGGGATGTCCCAGGAGTTACTGGACTTTTTCATGTGGTTGGGGATGGTGGGGGGCGGGGCGTATGTCTGCCGCCAGGCGGCGCCCTACCTGATCAAGTGGACCGGGTTGAGCCAGCTTTCCGCGCATCTTTTGGGGTATCTGGGCACGGTGGTGGCGGTGTGGTTCATCTTCATGCTCCTGAAAAATGCCTTGCGCGACAAACTGGCCGGCAGCGACTTCTTTGGGCGGCTGGAGTATCCGCTGGGCATTTTGGCGGCCATCATTCGGTTTCTGTGCATCCTGGTCCTGCTGGCGGCCCTGGTGAATGCCAAATTTCAGACCGAGGAACAGAAACAGCAGGCCCGCAAAGACCAGGAAAAAGAGCTGGGCAGCAGTTTCTTCCCCACCCTGGGCGATATTCAGGACGGCATCTTCAAGAAATCCTTTTGCGGGTCGCAACTGGCCAAACATGCCCCGTACTTGTTGATTCCGCCCAGCAAGACCGAAGGGGAGGATTTGCGCACCAAGGAAGGATTGGGGCGGCAGCGGGAGCGGGAGCTGGACAAAATCCTGGGCAAATGAAGCGCCGTGGCCGGGATCATTTCACCGCAGGTCATTGAGCAGGTTCGCGCCGCCAGCGACATTGTGGAGGTGATCAGCGGTTATTTTCCCCTGAAACGGGCCGGGGCCAATTTTGTGGCGCTGTGCCCGTTTCACAAGGAGAAGACGCCGAGCTTTAACGTTAATCCCCAACGCCAGATCTTCCATTGCTTCGGTTGCCACAAGGGCGGCGATGTCATCACTTTCATCCGGGAATACGAAAATATTTCTTTTCTCGATGCCGTCCGCCGGCTGGCGGAGCGGGCCAACATCCCCCTGGCTTTTGAAAATGATCCTCAGTACCGGCAGACGCGCGAGCTTAAGGAGGTGCTGCTGGAGATTCATGAGCAGTTGACGCGCCGCTGGCA
Protein-coding regions in this window:
- a CDS encoding Gfo/Idh/MocA family oxidoreductase; this translates as MNQPMKRRRFLAGMSLGTLALAGVAPQVWSQNGGVPPSRKLNLGVIGVANRGGENLRAVAFENIVALCDVDKNNLSLAAQRFPNAKTFQDFRELLEVEGLDAVVISTPDHCHAVIAAAALNKGLPIYCEKPLARTVSEARRITELARQKRKVTQLGTQIHASRNYRRVVELVQSGVIGAVREVHVWVQVVYGGVKMPTEFPPVPPSLNYDLWLGPLEFRPYSPEWVPFKWRNWWAFGGGTLADFGCHYMDLPHWALELSHPRAVEVLEGPPVDAESVPTWLKVRYEHPARGNKPPVTLYWYQGQGRYPERLTPEQYRQWRSGVLFVGEEGQIIANYTNHELWPEQKFANFQRPKPFIKDSPGHHAEWLEAIRNGGTPTCHFDYAGPLTETALLGNVAYRAQKKLEWNWRELRAANAPEADKFVQHRYRAGWKI
- a CDS encoding CvpA family protein, which produces MSTLLLAAAGGPASASTEMSGVWFDVLTAVVLGWGIYRGRKRGMSEELLSLLQILTILVVCGMYHRPVGNWFAEMAGVTHLFAYLFVYVAMLLIILTIFGATRRAVGEKLVSSDLFGRLEYILGMLAGMIRYAGYLVVALALLNGPVYTREEIQAQVDAQIRNLGSTFFPTPGQLQESILKKSFCGQWARRNLELLLIRPTPTTDAGSGGPRRPTLKEIKEQELKKATEK
- a CDS encoding CvpA family protein, whose amino-acid sequence is MPSSLPFGWYDVLAVIMVVIGVLRGRRRGMSQELLDFFMWLGMVGGGAYVCRQAAPYLIKWTGLSQLSAHLLGYLGTVVAVWFIFMLLKNALRDKLAGSDFFGRLEYPLGILAAIIRFLCILVLLAALVNAKFQTEEQKQQARKDQEKELGSSFFPTLGDIQDGIFKKSFCGSQLAKHAPYLLIPPSKTEGEDLRTKEGLGRQRERELDKILGK